GAGGAGGATGGAGAGGAGGAGGAGGGGGATGGAGAGGAGGTAGAGGGTCAAATTCCGGGGATGGAGAAACAGGAGGAGGGGGATGGAGAGGAGGCAGAGGGTCAAATTCCGGGGATGGAGAAACAGGAGGGGGATGGAGAGGAGGCAGAGGAGGAGGAGGGTATAGAGGAGGCAGAgggggaagaggaagaggtgGTGACGATGACGGTGGTGGTGGCGGTGGCGGGTTTGGGCAGTGGGGGGGAAGTTCTTCTAGTTGGAGTGCATCAGTAGGAGGAGGAGATAACAAAGATTCATCCtcaggtggtggtggtggtggtggtagtTCTGGTTGGAGTACGTGGGGGGACAAAAAGGCTGGAAATGTTACTTCTGGTAGtacagcagcagcagcagatgGAAAGATGGATTGGGGAAGTGGGCCTGGTGGTGGTTCTGGTTCTACATGGGGTGGTGGGAACAAGCAAGATTCTTCCTCAGGTGGAACAGGTGGTGGTGGTTGGGGTCAAAAGTCCAATGTTGCAGCAGCAGAAGCAGCAGCACCATCAGCAGGTGGTGGTGGTTGGGGTCAAAAGGCCAATGTTGCAGCAGCACCATCAGCAGGTGGTGGTTGGGGTCAAAAGGCCAATGTTGCAGCAGCAGAAGCAGCACCATCAgcaggtggtggtggtggttggGGTCAAAAGGCCAATGTTGCAGCACCATCAGCAGGTGGTGCTTGGGGTCAAAAGGCCAATGTTGCAGCAGCAGAAGCAGCACCACCATCAGTAGGTGGTGGTGGTTGGGGTCAAAAGACCAATGTTGCAGCAGCAGAAGCAGAAGCAGCACCATCAGCAGGTGGTGGTGGTTGGGGTCAAAAGACCAATGTTGCAGCAGCAGAAGCAGCACCATCAGTAGGTGGTGGTGGTTGGGGTCAAAAGACCAATGTTGCAGCAGCAGAAGCAGCACCATCAGCAGGTGGTGGTGGTTGGGGTCAAAAGACCAATGTTGCAGCACCATCAGCAGGTGATGGTTGGGGTGAAAAGACCAATGTTGCAGCAGCACCAGCACCATCAACAGGTGGTGGTGGTTGGGGTGAAAATGCAACAAAAGGCCAAGGAGCAGGAGAGGAAGGAGGTAATAATAATGATCCATGGGGAAAACCACCTCCCACAAATAACTCTTCCTCCTCTTGGGGGGGCAACAACAAGTAAGCAGGAGAAGAAGGATGGTAagtaagtattattattattattggagaAAACCACCTCCCCCAAACTCTCATTcccttttgtttttgttttggttgGTTTCCTAAACTATTTTCTCCTCTCAAACTTACTTGCTTCTGCTACTGCCGCTCACTTCAAATTAAATACTAACTTTTTCTTAGCCCATCCCAAGGATTTTTCTATTAACATACTTTCTTTTGTCAATAGTTTTAGTTGCTTACTTATTTGTGATGCACATACCAGACCATGGCAGTTTTTAGGCATCCCTAAACTATGGTTACTTCCATCTTATATTTCCTTaccaaaaaatttaatttatcttttccaTTCAACcttttaaattttcaacaaaCATGGGTGATCAGTGTATGTAGCtcttctaaaaaataaaaacaatttgaagACATGTTAAAAAGATGCCTAGTTCTAATGACACGACAACTGCCACCGCCACACTTGTAAATGGAATGTCGAAGGGGTAGATGTCATTGTTGTTGTCTCCGGAGCTTCCCGGATTCAATGGTTGTACTTCATTTGTTGAGTCCTTAGGAATATTTAAGGCGGTGGCACCCACATTAGCCGTTAGAGCCTCAATGAGACTTGCCGAATTAGGGTTTAGACTATAGGCCTTAGCGTACTCTGTGCTGAGACCTGACCCCGAAGCCACAAAGAATGCCCCGTTCACCATAATGTCCCCTTCCGATCTCCAGTTCCAGTTTTTCCATTCTTTCTCACTTGTGTCTAGTCGCTTTGTTACCTAATGAGCAATAACATatgttttaatttcaaaatttagcATAAATTAAGGAATTTTCATTGCCCTATTATCATATGTGAACACATACTCAAAAGGAAAATGATTTAAGAGCCTACCTCCTCTTTTTCTTTCACCATAAGTCAAGAACATTCTCTTTTTCTTAAAAGAAACAAAAGCATGTATAAAATGATGAagattgattattattattgtttttaaaacacCCAACTTCAGCCCTCTAACTATCGTCACTTATGCGTTCATGACCAAAAACTTTGAATTCATCCTTTTTATACATGGGACTTGGTTTATTAAGTTGATGTCTAGTAAATAGCAGGGAAAGTAGAAGAAAATACCTCTTTGTTATTGTTGGCGGCATAGCGGTTACCCTGACTATTTATAGTCGGATTACCGCTACCACCGACTGCGTACAACTCCCATTCAGTGTAATCGTTATTCACGACATGAAAATAGCCTAGTCGACATCGTGGCATCCTTTGAACTAACTTCGGCCCGAAGTGGTTGAATGCAACTGTCACCTTCATAAATCAaactattattaaatatttatctaaagaAAAGTTGGTTGAATTCTAGAATTCAAAATCTCTTACTTGCATCCCGGAATCGGGCGAGTAGTCGTCGTTGTGTCCGAGAAGCATAACCTTATCATGATTGGAGAAATAATTGTTCGAAATAGTTACTGCAGTTGATCCCTCAGTCACATCAATCAAACCATCAACACAATTCGATAAAGTGCAATGATCGATCCATATATTACTCGACGAATGTACATGAATTCCGTCTCCATCACACTTACTCTTATGCTCGGCATGCGAGGGACCGACACTAATCATGGCATTTCCAGACTGAACACAATCGCGTATCTCAATCCCATGTATGATGATGTTATTCACGCCCTGCAACATCAAACATCCTGCCCCGGTTATCAAAACCTCTGCACCGCGTCCATCAACTGTCTTGTAGCTATTGAACACGAGttcttttttaagttttatatgcATGTTAGATGAGAATATAATCCATAAAGGCTCCGTTTGTACTACGGCGTGTCTGATTGTACCCGGAGTAGGGTTCTTAGGATCGTTGTCGGATGAATCTGAAACAACATAGAATTTCCCGTTTTTTCCACCAATGGCGGATTGCCCGAATCCAATCCCGCATTCGGATAACTTTTGACGGTTTCGGAACCAGTTTAGATCGCATCGCCAACAATCGTCAATTGGATTACCCGTAAGACAGTTAGTTTCAAGAGTTTGTCTTCTAGAAAATGACTCATTTACCCTCCTATTAAGATGAATAACTATTAGACATTTAATAACACAACAAGTAGTTTCTTTTGATCTTGGTTTTTTTAAACTCTTTTccaattttatcaaatttttttttacaaattctCTATTATCACATCACTATATTTTAACTATCAACTAAACTAAAATATCCTTactttatctaaaaaaaaaggacattatagtaatttaacaaattaaatactCAAATAACATAGCCCTTGGAGG
This is a stretch of genomic DNA from Impatiens glandulifera chromosome 4, dImpGla2.1, whole genome shotgun sequence. It encodes these proteins:
- the LOC124935293 gene encoding probable pectate lyase 5, whose product is MKIMKMIVLLHQRSLLFLLPIFFVASFTIPSSSISLPHQHPHPESIVQELHRRVNESFSRRQTLETNCLTGNPIDDCWRCDLNWFRNRQKLSECGIGFGQSAIGGKNGKFYVVSDSSDNDPKNPTPGTIRHAVVQTEPLWIIFSSNMHIKLKKELVFNSYKTVDGRGAEVLITGAGCLMLQGVNNIIIHGIEIRDCVQSGNAMISVGPSHAEHKSKCDGDGIHVHSSSNIWIDHCTLSNCVDGLIDVTEGSTAVTISNNYFSNHDKVMLLGHNDDYSPDSGMQVTVAFNHFGPKLVQRMPRCRLGYFHVVNNDYTEWELYAVGGSGNPTINSQGNRYAANNNKEVTKRLDTSEKEWKNWNWRSEGDIMVNGAFFVASGSGLSTEYAKAYSLNPNSASLIEALTANVGATALNIPKDSTNEVQPLNPGSSGDNNNDIYPFDIPFTSVAVAVVVSLELGIFLTCLQIVFIF